The genomic segment GAGTCGGAGGCCTGGCGAATCACGACGAACTGTTTGCCGTCGAGGGTTTCGGCCAGTTTCTCGGCTTCCTTGCGGGTTTCGAGGTTGCGGGCTTCGAGCTGTGCCTTCTGGTCCTGGAACTGGGCGATGTTGGCTTCCGAAGCCGTCAGCGCCTTTTTCTGGGGCAGGAGGTAGTTGCGGGCGAAACCCGGTTTCACGTCGACGACTTCGCCCATCTGGCCAAGCTTGGCGACACGTTCGAGAAGGATGACTTGCATTGATATTCCTCCTTACTTCACGGCGTAGGGCAGAAGGGCGAGGAAGCGGGCGCGCTTGATGGCGCGGGCCAGTTCACGCTGCTTCTTCGCCGAGACGGCGGTGATGCGCGAGGGGACGATCTTGCCGCGCTCGGAAATGTAGCGCTGCAGGAGCTTGGTGTCCTTGTAGTCGATCTTGGGTGCATTCTCGCCCGAGAAGGGGCAGACCTTGCGGCGGCGGAAAAACGGTTTTGCAGCCATGGTTTAGTGTCCTTTCTTCAAGCTGGGATCAACGACGCTCGCGACGGTCGCCGCGTTCTTCTTTCTTCTGCATCTGGACCGACGGGCCATCTTCGTGGCTGTCGACCTTGATGGTCAGAACGCGCATCACGTCGTCATGCAGCCGCATCAGGCGTTCCATTTCGTGAACGGCCGGTGCCGGGGCATCGGTCTTCAGAAAGGCGTAGTGGCCCTTGCGGTTCTTGTTGATCTTGTAGGCCATCGTCTTGACGCCCCAGTACTCGCTGTCGACGACTTTGCCGCCATTGTCCGCGAGAACGGTGCCGAAATGTTCGACGAGGCCTTCGGCTTGCGCGTTGGACAGGTCCTGGCGCGAGATGAATACATGCTCATAGAGCGGCATGTTTGCTCCACTTCTATCTAGGCGCATTTCAAAGGCGGGCCTTTTCATCCTTTCGCGGCCCGTCCACGAGAGACTGCGCGGTTCATGCGTGATGCGAAAGGAATGCGGCCTATACGACGGATCGGCGGGCTTGGCAAGCGCCGAACAGGTGCCGGAGTTTTGCCCACGCGCCGCCCTATTGCTGGCGCGATTGCGGGGCAGGGTGCGGCCCTGACCAGACCAGACAGCGTGGACCGATCCGATGACTGCATTGCCCGATTTCGCCGACCAGTTTCAAGCCCATGACCGCCGTTCCGCGCTGCGTGAACCGGTGGACGCGGTCGACGGGCCGGGCGGGATGGCCGGGCGGTTCGCGATGTTCTGCGCGGCCACGGCGCTGATGATGGCGGCGGCGGGCATCTGGATGTTCCCGGCGCCGGATCACGCGGTGATGCTGGTCAAGCTGGGCGCCTCGCTGGGCATGTTCGGGGCGGGCGCGGTTCTGCTGTCGGGGCTGAATGCGACGCAGGAGATGGCCCGGGTCGAGATCGACGCCGGCCGCGACGAGATCCGGACCTATGACCGCGAGCTGCGGGGGCGCGTTTTCCTGACCGGGCGCTACCGGATGTCGGAGTTTGCCGAGATCCGGCTGTGCAACCGCACGTTTTTTGCGCGCGACACCGCCGGGCAGCTTGTCGTCTCGGTGCCGGTGCG from the Roseovarius indicus genome contains:
- the rpsR gene encoding 30S ribosomal protein S18, which produces MAAKPFFRRRKVCPFSGENAPKIDYKDTKLLQRYISERGKIVPSRITAVSAKKQRELARAIKRARFLALLPYAVK
- the rpsF gene encoding 30S ribosomal protein S6, with the translated sequence MPLYEHVFISRQDLSNAQAEGLVEHFGTVLADNGGKVVDSEYWGVKTMAYKINKNRKGHYAFLKTDAPAPAVHEMERLMRLHDDVMRVLTIKVDSHEDGPSVQMQKKEERGDRRERR